The genomic region GAACCCCTCACCCAAACGAGTTTGTTGCGAGCACCTTGGAGCCCTCTCCCGCAAGGGGAGAGGGCGCATCAATGGGCGCCGCCATTCGCTGAAACTGCCGGGAGGAAACAACAAAAATGTCCGCCAGATACGACGAACTCAAAGGCCTCAAAAACCTCGGCCAGAAATATGCCTACACCGACCGCGAAGTGATGCTCTATGCCTACGGCATTGGGCTGGGCGCCGATCCGATGGACGAGAACGAGCTCGCCTTCGTCAACGAGGGCACGCTGACGCCGCGACCGCTCAAGGTGGTGCCGACTTTTGCATCCGTCGCCGCGTGGGGCGCGGGGCCTGGCGAGATGAACCTCAACCGCGTGATGGTGGTGGACGGCGAGCGCGACATCACCTTCCACCAGCCACTGCCGGTCGCCGCGCACATCACCGCCGATTCCTCCGTGGTCGAAGTCTACGACAAGGGCAAGGACAAGGGCGTGGTCATCAGCCATCAGACCGTGCTCAAGAACGAGAAGGGCGAGAAGCTGGCAACTCTGGTCGCCTCCCGCTTCGCCCGCGGCGACGGCGGCTTTGGCGGGCCGAACCTGACCCAGCCGGATCCGCACAAGAGCCCGTCCCGCGCACCCGACACGACCATCGACATCGTGACGCGTCCCGACCAGGCGCTGGTCTATCGTCTCTGCGGCGATCGCAACCCGCTGCACTCCGACCCTGA from Bradyrhizobium lupini harbors:
- a CDS encoding MaoC family dehydratase, translated to MSARYDELKGLKNLGQKYAYTDREVMLYAYGIGLGADPMDENELAFVNEGTLTPRPLKVVPTFASVAAWGAGPGEMNLNRVMVVDGERDITFHQPLPVAAHITADSSVVEVYDKGKDKGVVISHQTVLKNEKGEKLATLVASRFARGDGGFGGPNLTQPDPHKSPSRAPDTTIDIVTRPDQALVYRLCGDRNPLHSDPEFAKKAGFPRPILHGMCTYGITCRGVLQTYADYDASAFRQHVARFSSPVYPGETVTMDLWKDGSVISFEAKVKSRGVTVIKNGKTVLG